The bacterium genome segment AAGTCCCTGCGCCTGGTCGGCGTGCACTGCCATATCGGCTCCATGATTAAAAAAGCAGATCCCTACCGTAAAATGGCGGAAACCCTGGCTGCGTTTGTCGCAGATATGAAGGACCAGGGCATCCATCTCGAGCATATTGATCTGGGCGGCGGCATCGGCGTGGATTACAGCCATGTGCTGGCGGAACACGGATCGCCGTTCTATATCGAACCCGCGGACCTGGCGCAGACACTGCTGCCGGTTTTAAAAGCAACGGGATGTGAATTGATCTTTGAGCCCGGCCGTGCTCTGGTCGGCCCCAACGGCGTGCTGCTGGCTCTGGTGTTGTATACCAAACAGACCGCTGGGAAAACTTTTGTCGTGGTGGATACGGGGATGAACGACCTGATTCGTCCTTCGCTGTATGGAGCGCATCATGAGATTTTACCGCTGCAGCAAAAGACGGCCGCCGTGGAGGCGGCGGATGTAGTGGGACCTATCTGTGAATCGGGCGATTTTCTCGCCAAGGATCGGCTTCTGCCGGCCATGAAGCGCGGCGAACGGCTGGCGGTTATGACCGCCGGAGCCTATGGATATGTGCTGTCCAGCCAGTACAATCTTCGGCCCCGGGCCGCAGAGGTGATGGTTCAGGGCGACGGCTGGCAAGTGGTGCGGGAGCGGGAAAGCCTGTGACCGGAACTAATCGTCTTCTTCAAACAAGGAGACGATGTTGCCGCCGGATTCTGGGCGGTTCTTTCGCTTCGTGGAATTGGTGCCGGTCTGACGCTGATCCGCTTCGCGCCGATATGCCACCCGTTCGATGCGGATGGGGTTTCCTTGGATCGTGAAATCCGCGCCGCGGACCTGATCTTCGTCCAGTATCCAGGTTGCCGGATGAGGCGGAAGGGTGAGAAACAGAATGGTCACCTGCCACCAGCCCTTTTTACGGTCCGGCAGCATTTGTTCGATGCGGGCGTAAAGCTCTGGTTTATCGTTCAAGTGGATCAGAACCACTTCCCCCTCGCGAAAACGATCCCCATAGCGTGACATTTGTATCCTGGCTGCGTGGGTTGTTGTACGTGCGCCGGTTCAAGGCGCCTGGAACAGCGATTAAAGTCTACAAAAGTTTTTCAACTAATCAAAGCCCTTTTTATCCCAGCGAATGGGTGTCCCATGAAAAACGTCAAAATCAAAGCCAAGATCATCGACAGCGAAGGGCTGCAGCGCACTGTGGC includes the following:
- the lysA gene encoding diaminopimelate decarboxylase, with amino-acid sequence MIPFHYRHQQLYCEEVALTQIAERCGTPLYVYSLSGVLENYRRMDDAFTGQPHRICYALKANANPELLRQLASLGAGADVVSGGELKQALRAGFPPDKIAFAGVGKTDDEIRLALQHQILALNVESRQELQVIASIAEQMQVQAPIAVRINPDIDIEGHPYLTTGKSANKFGISLAEARDAYLWAASCKSLRLVGVHCHIGSMIKKADPYRKMAETLAAFVADMKDQGIHLEHIDLGGGIGVDYSHVLAEHGSPFYIEPADLAQTLLPVLKATGCELIFEPGRALVGPNGVLLALVLYTKQTAGKTFVVVDTGMNDLIRPSLYGAHHEILPLQQKTAAVEAADVVGPICESGDFLAKDRLLPAMKRGERLAVMTAGAYGYVLSSQYNLRPRAAEVMVQGDGWQVVRERESL